In Procambarus clarkii isolate CNS0578487 chromosome 53, FALCON_Pclarkii_2.0, whole genome shotgun sequence, the following proteins share a genomic window:
- the LOC123767258 gene encoding hornerin-like: MVLWHCSWSGYLALLVEWFSGTVEWFSGTVVGVVNITKRVHHQAGTTSGYITKRVQYQAGKSPSGYNKRVHHQAGTTPSGYITKRVQQAGTSPSGYITKLVQHQAGTSPSGCITKRVQHQAGTSPSGYNIKRVHHQAGTSPSGYITKRVHHQAGTTPSGYITKRVQHQAGTSPSGYNTKRVHHQAGTTSSGYNIKRVHHQAGTSPSGYITKRVQHQAGTTPSGYITKRVHHQAGTSSSGYITKRVHHQAGTTSWYNKRVQHQAVTTPSGYNTKRVHHQAGTAPSEYNTRRVQHQAGTSPSGYSTKRVQHQAGTTPGGYNNKRVQHQAGTSPSGYNTKRVQHQAGTSPSGYNTKRVQHQAGTTSGYNTKRVHHQAGTKPSGYITKRVQNQAGTTPSGYNSKRVQHQAGTTSGYNKRVQQAGTTSSGYNTKRVQQAGTSPSGHNTKRVHHQAGTSPSGYNKRVQH, encoded by the coding sequence GTGGAGTGGTTCTCTGGCACTGTAGTTGGAGTGGTAAACATCACCAAGCGGGTACATCATCAAGCGGGTACAACAAGCGGGTACATCACCAAGCGGGTACAATACCAAGCGGGTAAATCACCAAGCGGGTACAACAAGCGGGTACATCACCAAGCGGGTACAACACCAAGCGGGTACATCACCAAGCGGGTACAACAAGCGGGTACATCACCAAGCGGGTACATCACCAAGCTAGTACAACACCAAGCGGGTACATCACCAAGCGGGTGCATCACCAAGCGGGTACAACACCAAGCGGGTACATCACCAAGCGGGTACAACATCAAGCGGGTACATCATCAAGCGGGTACATCACCAAGCGGGTACATCACCAAGCGGGTACATCACCAAGCGGGTACAACACCAAGCGGGTACATCACCAAGCGGGTACAACATCAAGCGGGTACATCACCAAGCGGGTACAACACCAAGCGGGTACATCATCAAGCGGGTACAACATCAAGCGGGTACAACATCAAGCGGGTACATCACCAAGCGGGTACATCACCAAGCGGGTACATCACCAAGCGGGTACAGCATCAAGCGGGTACAACACCAAGCGGGTACATCACCAAGCGGGTACATCACCAAGCGGGTACATCATCAAGCGGGTACATCACCAAGCGGGTACATCACCAAGCGGGTACAACAAGCTGGTACAACAAGCGGGTACAACACCAAGCGGTTACAACACCAAGCGGGTACAACACCAAGCGGGTACATCACCAAGCGGGTACAGCACCAAGCGAGTACAACACCAGGCGGGTACAACACCAAGCGGGTACATCACCAAGCGGATACAGCACCAAGCGGGTACAACACCAAGCGGGTACAACACCAGGCGGGTACAACAACAAGCGGGTACAACACCAAGCGGGTACATCACCAAGCGGGTACAACACCAAGCGGGTACAACACCAAGCGGGTACATCACCAAGCGGGTACAACACCAAGCGGGTACAACACCAAGCGGGTACAACAAGCGGGTACAACACCAAGCGGGTACATCACCAAGCGGGTACAAAACCAAGCGGGTACATCACCAAGCGGGTACAAAACCAAGCGGGTACAACACCAAGCGGGTACAACAGCAAGCGGGTACAACACCAAGCGGGTACAACAAGCGGGTACAACAAGCGGGTACAACAAGCGGGTACAACATCAAGCGGGTACAACACCAAGCGGGTACAACAAGCGGGTACATCACCAAGCGGGCACAACACCAAGCGGGTACATCACCAAGCGGGTACATCACCAAGCGGGTACAACAAGCGGGTACAACATTAA